From one Pseudomonas sp. B21-048 genomic stretch:
- a CDS encoding major capsid protein has product MSLSQMQVFNDYIMPATLETLDQMLEAFNAASNGAIVLSPNGFTGDFLQESFFQNLGAAQRRVNRYGANAAVTPVDLTELQDTTVKVAGGFGPIRYEPSQMTWLQRPTAQGVEVASRAFAEVLLKDQLNTAIAALVAAITAQAAAVNDVSATAGITQSGLNSAHAKFGDASQNLVAQVMQGTTWHKLVGQGLANPNNLFQAGNVRVVDILGKTSIVTDAPALAQAGTPNKEIILGLAAGAALVHDNRDIISNVQTNNGNERITTTIQVDYTFGLGIKGYTWDVANGGKSPSSAALATGTNWDKTAASIKDTAGVALIGDASK; this is encoded by the coding sequence ATGTCCCTGTCTCAAATGCAGGTTTTCAACGATTACATCATGCCGGCGACTCTCGAGACGCTGGATCAAATGCTGGAGGCGTTCAACGCAGCCAGCAACGGCGCGATTGTGCTGTCGCCGAACGGCTTCACCGGTGACTTCCTGCAAGAGTCGTTCTTCCAGAACCTCGGTGCAGCTCAGCGTCGCGTGAACCGCTACGGCGCCAACGCCGCGGTGACTCCGGTCGACCTGACCGAACTGCAAGACACCACTGTGAAAGTGGCGGGTGGCTTCGGTCCGATTCGCTACGAGCCGTCTCAAATGACATGGCTGCAGCGTCCAACCGCTCAAGGCGTTGAAGTCGCTAGCCGCGCGTTTGCTGAAGTGCTGCTGAAGGATCAGTTGAACACTGCCATCGCTGCACTGGTGGCGGCCATCACTGCGCAAGCAGCTGCGGTCAACGATGTGTCGGCAACCGCCGGTATCACCCAGTCGGGCCTAAACAGCGCGCACGCGAAATTCGGCGATGCCAGTCAGAACCTGGTAGCTCAGGTCATGCAGGGCACCACCTGGCACAAGCTGGTCGGCCAGGGCCTCGCGAACCCGAACAACCTGTTCCAGGCCGGCAACGTTCGTGTTGTCGACATCCTCGGCAAGACCTCGATCGTCACTGATGCGCCGGCTCTCGCTCAAGCCGGTACGCCGAACAAGGAGATCATCTTGGGTCTGGCCGCTGGCGCGGCGCTGGTGCACGACAACCGAGACATCATCTCGAACGTGCAGACCAACAACGGTAACGAGCGCATCACCACGACCATCCAGGTGGACTACACCTTCGGTCTCGGCATCAAGGGTTACACCTGGGATGTCGCGAACGGCGGCAAGTCGCCATCCAGCGCCGCGCTCGCCACCGGCACCAACTGGGACAAAACCGCAGCCAGCATCAAGGACACCGCTGGTGTTGCTCTGATCGGCGACGCCTCCAAGTAA
- a CDS encoding minor capsid protein: MAANQAILDATIRHAVFLEQLKSGEVAKFGPFLKEIDRSIRERLTRADLTDYTIVRLERLLSEVDSLLLGIFNRYSDKLNLDLIDIANYEAEFEATSLTRAAPVGVSFDAAVPGAAAIRTAILGNPLSVRGADGGKLLKTFIDGFTATERQRLTGAIRQGFFEGQTNFQIIKNIRGTKALQYNDGILATTNRNAGAVVRTAVQHVATQARMETLKENSDVVQAVEWVSTLDTKTTSQCRSLDKQRFKLTEGPRPPIHINCRSTVVAVTRFSALFAKDATRASIGDGGPQQVRADLSYYDWLKQQPAAFQDRAIGPVRAKLFREGGLSIERFSELQLDRNFSPLTLVQMKKLEPLAFERAGLSL; encoded by the coding sequence ATGGCGGCAAACCAAGCGATCCTTGATGCCACGATTCGGCACGCCGTTTTCCTCGAGCAACTGAAGTCGGGGGAGGTCGCGAAGTTCGGACCTTTCCTCAAGGAGATCGATCGTTCGATCCGTGAGCGACTGACCCGGGCGGACCTGACGGACTACACCATCGTCCGGCTGGAGCGGCTGCTGAGTGAGGTCGATAGCCTGCTTCTGGGCATCTTCAACCGCTACAGCGACAAGCTGAACCTCGATCTAATTGACATTGCGAACTACGAGGCTGAGTTCGAGGCGACCAGCCTGACCCGGGCGGCACCGGTTGGCGTCTCGTTTGATGCGGCGGTACCAGGTGCTGCTGCAATCAGGACGGCAATCCTCGGCAACCCACTCAGCGTGCGAGGTGCTGACGGCGGCAAGCTGCTCAAGACGTTCATCGATGGCTTCACCGCCACCGAGCGACAACGCCTCACAGGCGCGATCCGGCAGGGCTTCTTCGAAGGCCAGACGAACTTCCAGATCATCAAGAACATTCGCGGGACAAAGGCGCTCCAGTACAACGACGGCATCCTGGCCACGACCAATCGCAACGCCGGCGCCGTGGTACGGACAGCAGTGCAGCATGTCGCCACCCAAGCACGTATGGAGACGCTGAAAGAGAACTCCGACGTCGTGCAGGCGGTGGAGTGGGTCAGCACCCTGGATACGAAGACGACCAGTCAGTGCCGGTCGCTCGACAAGCAGCGCTTCAAGTTGACCGAGGGGCCCCGGCCGCCGATCCACATCAACTGTCGTTCGACGGTGGTGGCGGTCACCCGTTTCAGCGCTCTGTTCGCGAAGGACGCCACGCGAGCATCCATCGGCGACGGTGGTCCTCAGCAGGTGAGGGCGGACCTCAGTTACTACGACTGGCTCAAGCAACAGCCGGCCGCGTTTCAGGACAGGGCTATCGGCCCGGTCCGCGCCAAGTTGTTCCGCGAAGGCGGTCTGAGCATCGAACGATTCTCAGAGCTGCAGCTGGATCGCAACTTTTCACCTCTGACCCTTGTGCAGATGAAGAAGCTTGAACCTTTGGCATTTGAGAGGGCAGGATTGTCCCTCTAA
- a CDS encoding DUF4055 domain-containing protein, whose amino-acid sequence MTDVTFTRPEYKAAQYRWRLVRDVCKGSETIKAAGDQYLPRPNASDTSKDNKDRYDAYKKRAVFYNATGRTKHSLVGAVFRTWPTLTVPGALDYVSKDIDGQGVSVYQQSQSVIGHLLEVGRHGLLVDYAAVVAGSVSKADEQAGRARANIASYPAEAIINWKTRQVGGQHLLCLVVLRETVDVDTDDGFGSEQVVQYRVLRLDAAGVYTQEVWEEGSSETAMTIAPFTPLNGLGQPWRVIPFQFLGSENNDTSIDDSPLYDMAEVNIGHYRNSADYEEAAYLVGQPQPWMAGLDEQWRDHMEKGGIFLGSRAPWLLPVSGTCGVWQAQPNTVAKEAMDGKKEDMVSLGARLIERGSAVKTATQADNDSAAEHSVLSLVVSNVSEAYSQCLVWMAEFVNAPGETLYKLNQDFSQITLDATILSALFNAVQGGKLPAGDFWQYLRDRGVIDPEKTDDQIRDELETENPVIDLDDDEVIPNGGKPSDP is encoded by the coding sequence ATGACGGACGTCACTTTTACCCGTCCCGAGTACAAGGCGGCGCAGTACCGGTGGCGCTTGGTGCGCGACGTCTGCAAGGGTTCGGAAACCATTAAGGCTGCCGGTGATCAGTACCTGCCTCGACCGAATGCTTCGGACACCAGCAAGGACAACAAGGATCGCTACGATGCGTACAAGAAACGCGCCGTGTTCTACAACGCAACGGGCCGGACAAAACACAGTCTAGTGGGTGCAGTGTTCCGCACCTGGCCAACGCTGACCGTCCCCGGCGCACTCGACTACGTGTCGAAGGACATCGACGGGCAAGGCGTAAGCGTCTACCAACAGTCGCAATCGGTCATCGGGCATCTGCTCGAAGTCGGCCGCCACGGGTTACTGGTGGATTACGCGGCTGTGGTGGCCGGCTCGGTGAGCAAGGCAGACGAACAAGCAGGTCGAGCCCGGGCGAACATCGCCAGCTACCCGGCCGAGGCGATCATCAATTGGAAGACGCGCCAAGTCGGCGGCCAGCATCTGCTGTGCCTGGTCGTGCTGCGCGAGACGGTCGATGTCGACACCGATGACGGCTTTGGTAGCGAGCAGGTTGTTCAATACCGGGTGCTGCGCCTGGATGCCGCCGGCGTCTACACGCAGGAAGTGTGGGAAGAGGGCTCCAGCGAAACGGCAATGACCATCGCACCCTTCACTCCACTGAATGGCCTCGGTCAGCCTTGGCGAGTGATCCCGTTTCAGTTTCTGGGCAGCGAGAACAACGACACCAGCATCGACGATTCGCCGCTTTACGACATGGCTGAAGTCAACATCGGCCATTACCGCAACAGTGCTGACTACGAAGAGGCGGCCTACCTGGTGGGTCAGCCTCAGCCATGGATGGCCGGCCTTGATGAGCAGTGGCGCGATCACATGGAGAAGGGCGGCATCTTCCTCGGCTCCCGTGCGCCTTGGTTGCTTCCGGTCAGCGGCACGTGCGGCGTCTGGCAAGCTCAGCCCAATACCGTGGCCAAAGAGGCAATGGACGGCAAGAAAGAGGACATGGTGTCACTCGGCGCCCGACTGATCGAACGAGGCAGCGCGGTGAAGACCGCAACCCAGGCCGACAACGACAGCGCCGCCGAACACAGCGTCCTTTCGCTGGTGGTGAGCAACGTCAGCGAGGCCTACAGCCAGTGCCTGGTCTGGATGGCTGAGTTCGTAAACGCCCCCGGCGAAACCCTCTACAAACTCAATCAGGACTTCAGCCAGATCACCCTGGACGCGACGATCCTTTCGGCACTGTTCAACGCAGTGCAGGGCGGCAAGTTGCCGGCGGGCGACTTCTGGCAGTACCTGCGTGATCGCGGGGTGATCGATCCCGAGAAGACCGACGACCAGATCCGCGACGAACTGGAAACAGAGAATCCGGTGATTGATCTGGATGACGACGAGGTAATCCCGAATGGCGGCAAACCAAGCGATCCTTGA
- a CDS encoding terminase large subunit, translating into MPSLNVPQAQFLTLPNKFRAFVAGFGSGKTWVGCSALCKHFMEWPGVNAGYFAPTYPQIRDIFYPTVEEVAYDWGLKTKINQANHEVHIYSGRQYRGTVICRSMEKPQTIVGFKIGHALVDELDVLTSIKAQQAWRKIIARMRYNLPGLKNGVDVTTTPEGFKFVFLQFVKQLRDKPKLNEMYGLVQASTFDNELNLPSDYIESLMESYPPQLILAYLNGQFVNLTSGSIYHTYDRKLNQCFDTVQTGEPLFIGMDFNVGKMAAITHVKRDQGLPRAVDELMDGYDTPDMIRRIKERYWEHTGNDYKKTCEIRIYPDASGDSRKSVNASVTDIAMLKQAGFTVIAPAANPPVKDRINAMNAMFCNAQGERRYLVNPFTCPTYADGLEQQIWAPNGEPDKSQGNDHANDGGGYFIHREYPIVKPVTTMKMGVAR; encoded by the coding sequence ATGCCGAGCCTTAACGTTCCGCAGGCTCAGTTCCTCACTCTCCCCAACAAATTCCGCGCATTCGTTGCTGGCTTCGGCTCAGGGAAGACCTGGGTCGGATGTTCGGCGCTGTGCAAGCACTTCATGGAGTGGCCAGGTGTAAACGCTGGTTACTTCGCACCGACTTACCCGCAGATCCGGGACATCTTCTATCCGACGGTGGAAGAGGTGGCCTACGACTGGGGACTGAAGACCAAGATCAACCAGGCGAACCATGAGGTTCACATCTACAGCGGCCGGCAGTATCGCGGCACTGTGATTTGCCGGTCGATGGAGAAGCCGCAGACGATTGTCGGTTTCAAGATTGGCCATGCTCTGGTGGATGAGCTGGACGTGTTGACGTCGATCAAGGCTCAGCAAGCCTGGCGCAAGATCATTGCCCGGATGCGTTACAACCTGCCGGGGTTGAAGAACGGTGTGGACGTAACCACGACGCCGGAAGGCTTCAAGTTCGTCTTCTTGCAGTTCGTGAAGCAGCTCCGCGATAAGCCGAAGCTGAATGAGATGTACGGCCTGGTGCAGGCGAGCACGTTCGACAACGAACTGAACCTGCCAAGCGACTACATCGAATCGTTGATGGAGTCGTATCCGCCGCAGCTGATCCTCGCTTACCTGAACGGCCAGTTCGTCAACCTGACGTCCGGCTCGATCTACCACACGTACGACCGCAAGCTGAATCAGTGTTTCGACACTGTGCAGACGGGTGAGCCGCTGTTCATCGGCATGGACTTCAACGTCGGCAAGATGGCGGCGATCACTCATGTCAAACGCGACCAAGGTCTGCCCCGCGCAGTCGATGAGTTGATGGATGGCTACGACACGCCGGACATGATCCGTCGCATCAAGGAGCGCTACTGGGAGCACACCGGCAACGACTACAAGAAGACCTGCGAGATCCGAATCTACCCGGACGCCTCTGGTGATTCGCGCAAGTCTGTCAACGCCAGCGTCACCGATATCGCCATGCTCAAGCAGGCGGGCTTCACAGTCATCGCGCCGGCGGCCAACCCGCCAGTCAAGGATCGGATCAACGCCATGAACGCCATGTTCTGCAACGCGCAGGGTGAGCGGCGTTACCTGGTCAACCCATTCACATGCCCGACTTACGCCGACGGCCTTGAGCAGCAAATCTGGGCGCCCAACGGCGAGCCGGACAAGAGCCAGGGCAACGACCACGCCAACGATGGCGGCGGTTACTTCATTCATCGCGAGTACCCGATCGTTAAACCGGTCACCACAATGAAAATGGGAGTCGCCCGATGA
- a CDS encoding DUF2280 domain-containing protein, whose protein sequence is MAALQNDVKAFIVQALACFDTPSQVVEAVQKEYGVSITRQQVETHDPTKTSGKCLAKRWVTMFEDTRKRFREETAEIPIANRAFRLRAMNRFVEKAETMKNIGLAMQILEQAAKETGDMYVNRHRKDEPGDEPAIPTRIQVDVVDARKPNAEP, encoded by the coding sequence ATGGCGGCCCTTCAAAATGACGTGAAGGCCTTTATCGTTCAGGCCCTGGCGTGCTTCGACACGCCGTCACAGGTTGTTGAGGCTGTCCAGAAAGAATATGGGGTATCGATCACGCGTCAGCAGGTTGAAACACACGATCCCACAAAGACCTCAGGGAAGTGCCTGGCGAAGCGCTGGGTGACGATGTTCGAAGACACCCGCAAGCGCTTCCGCGAAGAGACGGCAGAGATTCCGATCGCCAACCGCGCCTTCCGACTCCGCGCCATGAACCGATTCGTGGAGAAGGCCGAGACGATGAAGAACATCGGCCTGGCCATGCAGATCTTGGAGCAGGCCGCGAAAGAAACCGGCGACATGTACGTCAACCGGCACCGGAAGGACGAACCTGGCGACGAGCCGGCAATCCCGACCCGCATACAGGTCGACGTAGTGGATGCGAGGAAGCCGAATGCCGAGCCTTAA
- a CDS encoding putative metallopeptidase, whose amino-acid sequence MDRPMPPESLLELSNLSDFGIRLTPAPEVWEWLSTEILADTGSIHNEDHAHLIDADIRVMWASAAFSKKGRTVVGQAEQVAFRAGGWQKARMEQQMMDWFGDVPAYIITLAADYCSQCTDADFCALVEHELYHIAQAKDQYGAPKFTQEGLPKLEMRGHDVEEFVGVVRRYGASPDVQELVDAANKPAEVGKMNISRACGTCLLKSA is encoded by the coding sequence ATGGATAGACCAATGCCGCCTGAGTCGCTGCTTGAACTGTCCAACCTCTCCGACTTCGGTATTCGCCTCACTCCAGCCCCTGAGGTGTGGGAGTGGCTGAGTACCGAGATCCTCGCCGACACCGGCAGCATTCACAACGAAGACCATGCCCATCTGATCGACGCTGACATCCGAGTGATGTGGGCATCGGCCGCATTCAGCAAGAAGGGTCGCACGGTCGTAGGTCAGGCCGAGCAAGTGGCGTTCCGTGCAGGTGGCTGGCAGAAGGCTCGGATGGAGCAGCAGATGATGGATTGGTTCGGCGATGTGCCGGCCTACATCATCACGCTGGCAGCTGATTACTGCTCACAGTGCACCGATGCAGACTTCTGCGCGCTGGTAGAGCATGAGCTGTACCACATCGCTCAGGCCAAAGATCAGTACGGCGCTCCCAAGTTCACACAGGAAGGATTGCCCAAGCTTGAGATGCGCGGCCACGACGTCGAAGAGTTCGTCGGTGTGGTTCGCCGCTATGGGGCGAGCCCTGATGTGCAAGAGCTGGTGGATGCTGCAAACAAACCTGCTGAGGTAGGGAAAATGAACATATCGAGGGCCTGCGGAACCTGTCTGCTCAAGTCGGCCTGA
- a CDS encoding phage holin, lambda family encodes MPNMPDKPDTWAIALAWLSQHSPVLYAAALSCAMAVLRITYGGGTRRQMIVEGAICGGLTLTIISGLDFFGLPQSMATFAGGWVGFLGVEKIRAIADRVTDFKLPSRKPE; translated from the coding sequence ATGCCAAACATGCCAGACAAACCAGACACCTGGGCGATTGCGCTTGCGTGGTTGAGCCAGCATTCACCAGTCCTATATGCGGCTGCATTGTCTTGCGCAATGGCTGTCCTGCGAATCACCTACGGCGGCGGAACACGGCGCCAGATGATTGTGGAAGGCGCGATCTGCGGTGGTCTGACCCTCACCATCATCAGTGGTCTGGACTTCTTCGGCCTCCCGCAGAGCATGGCGACCTTTGCCGGTGGCTGGGTTGGCTTCCTGGGCGTTGAGAAGATCCGCGCAATTGCTGATCGGGTGACTGACTTCAAGCTGCCCAGCCGCAAGCCAGAGTAA
- a CDS encoding GTP pyrophosphokinase family protein, with protein sequence MAELNELFIKADVALGFPIESRVKQWSSISEKLVRKSIDLTSVIDLSDLVGVRVVLLFRKDLERVKDIISKNFDLISSEDTGDRLGDSEFGYQSHHYSVKVPQSWLSVPTLAGLGEFTMEFQVRTLAQHIWAAASHKLQYKQEAGVPPPIRRSINRVSALLETVDLELQRVLEERGSYTDDMLAQSRHGASLDEPLNVDNLAVILGDVFPSKNKAEFEDYSDLLDDINQLGVAGSLQVREIFDKHYGDVMKKEHFYVSSRGKGQVGSHRPGVYFRHVGMGRQALRLEFGDDVMSELFEKKRNS encoded by the coding sequence GTGGCAGAGCTCAATGAACTCTTCATTAAGGCCGATGTAGCTCTGGGCTTTCCTATTGAAAGTCGGGTTAAACAGTGGAGTTCAATATCCGAGAAACTTGTTCGTAAAAGTATCGATTTGACATCGGTAATCGATCTTTCTGATTTAGTGGGTGTTCGGGTTGTTCTGCTTTTTCGGAAGGACTTAGAGCGCGTTAAAGATATTATTTCAAAAAACTTCGATTTAATTTCATCTGAAGATACAGGTGACCGGCTCGGGGATTCTGAATTTGGTTATCAATCTCATCATTACTCTGTAAAGGTACCCCAGAGCTGGCTTTCCGTGCCCACTTTGGCTGGGCTAGGGGAGTTTACGATGGAGTTTCAGGTTAGGACGCTGGCGCAGCATATATGGGCGGCAGCATCACATAAGCTGCAATATAAACAAGAAGCTGGTGTGCCGCCGCCTATTCGCCGATCAATTAACAGGGTTTCAGCATTACTTGAAACTGTGGATCTGGAGCTTCAGCGGGTTTTAGAAGAGAGGGGAAGTTATACTGATGATATGTTGGCTCAATCTCGTCATGGTGCAAGTCTCGATGAGCCTTTGAATGTGGATAACCTGGCTGTGATTTTGGGTGATGTATTTCCATCGAAAAATAAAGCTGAGTTCGAAGATTATTCAGATCTTTTAGATGATATAAATCAATTGGGTGTTGCCGGCTCTTTGCAAGTCCGTGAAATCTTTGATAAACATTATGGAGATGTCATGAAGAAAGAACATTTCTACGTAAGTTCGCGAGGGAAAGGACAAGTGGGGAGCCATCGACCAGGAGTTTATTTTCGGCACGTTGGAATGGGGCGGCAAGCCCTTAGGCTAGAGTTTGGAGATGATGTTATGTCAGAGTTATTTGAGAAAAAGCGGAACAGTTAG
- a CDS encoding recombination protein NinG, translating into MSLPAKQPRPKKCKNPACGISFPPQRLGQAVCSPKCGLAIKEVNQEKARKSLAQIERKEIKVRKEKLKSRADHLKDTQQAFNAWVRERDAGNPCISCGTTANVQFCAGHYRTVGSCPELRFEPLNVHLQCNKNCNLEKSGNIVSYRPRLLEKIGPERLDWLEGPHEPKKYTIEELKAMTADYRAKTRELKGRGA; encoded by the coding sequence ATGAGCCTGCCCGCCAAACAACCTCGACCGAAGAAGTGCAAGAACCCAGCATGCGGCATCAGCTTCCCGCCTCAGCGCCTCGGTCAAGCCGTGTGCAGTCCCAAGTGCGGTCTGGCCATCAAGGAAGTGAACCAGGAAAAGGCCCGCAAGTCGCTGGCCCAGATCGAGCGCAAAGAGATCAAGGTCCGCAAGGAGAAGCTGAAGAGCCGGGCCGACCACCTCAAGGACACGCAGCAGGCCTTCAACGCCTGGGTGCGTGAGCGCGACGCTGGGAATCCATGCATCTCATGCGGAACGACAGCAAACGTCCAGTTCTGCGCCGGTCACTATCGAACAGTTGGTTCATGCCCAGAGCTTCGATTCGAGCCGCTGAACGTACATCTCCAATGCAACAAGAACTGCAACTTGGAGAAGTCCGGGAACATCGTTTCCTATCGTCCGCGCCTGCTGGAGAAGATCGGACCTGAAAGGCTCGATTGGCTCGAAGGCCCGCACGAGCCGAAGAAGTACACCATCGAAGAACTGAAGGCGATGACCGCCGACTACCGGGCAAAGACAAGAGAGCTGAAGGGGAGAGGGGCATGA
- a CDS encoding DUF1367 family protein has product MAELALIRTAQGLVPATEADRETVQKWKAGQIIHGKFTRMRNGKFHGKFFSMLDLAWEYWEPVGGLIPRQEMRGIQGLAKFFEAQSGKPGQLSHAVAAYITGLELARAERFPAVDKSREAFREWVTIEAGHFHLVHTPEGIRKEAKSISWANMDDTAFEPLYRDVFNACWRLVLSAHFENEADALSAADQLGSYA; this is encoded by the coding sequence ATGGCTGAGCTCGCATTGATTCGCACCGCCCAGGGTTTGGTACCGGCCACCGAAGCTGACCGTGAAACTGTCCAGAAGTGGAAGGCTGGTCAGATCATTCACGGTAAATTCACCCGCATGCGCAATGGCAAGTTCCACGGCAAGTTCTTCTCGATGCTCGATCTGGCTTGGGAGTACTGGGAGCCGGTCGGTGGGTTGATTCCACGTCAGGAGATGCGTGGCATTCAGGGACTGGCCAAGTTCTTCGAGGCGCAAAGCGGAAAGCCGGGGCAGCTCTCGCACGCGGTTGCGGCTTACATCACCGGTCTTGAGCTGGCTCGTGCTGAGCGTTTCCCGGCGGTGGACAAGAGTCGGGAAGCCTTTCGTGAGTGGGTGACGATCGAGGCCGGCCATTTCCACCTGGTGCACACGCCTGAGGGAATCCGCAAAGAGGCCAAGTCGATTAGTTGGGCAAACATGGATGACACCGCTTTCGAGCCACTTTACCGCGACGTCTTCAACGCCTGCTGGCGGTTGGTGCTGTCCGCACACTTTGAGAATGAAGCTGACGCGCTTTCTGCCGCCGATCAGTTGGGGAGTTACGCATGA
- a CDS encoding phage replication protein, whose translation MQYTVTINQVKALEWGLNSQQALLFAFVYESPSWANPIKTGTGIYFALSKSKIVEELPLLTDKPDTAYRLLKALRDAGLIELSSTSSITLIRLTEKAKEWNRKLDGSEKYPTSDAIDGRKKIRSTSDKSPSKVGKKSDAGSEKSPTNQGTNNQVTNQVTSNQDLQDGSDKPNRSGGLVLVVDRIEAPRVEIPADMPGPKDQTCKTFKTWANYAMSYRKRYKAWPVWNAKVGGQVGLLIGRLGIEVAHSVAAYYLGINDAQLIRKCHSFNELLANAESYHTQWVTQTQINGRTARQQEDTQANINAAQEAARNIREGGKRNAFLRPTR comes from the coding sequence ATGCAATACACCGTCACGATCAATCAGGTGAAAGCGCTGGAGTGGGGGCTGAATTCTCAGCAGGCCCTGCTGTTTGCCTTCGTCTACGAGAGCCCGAGCTGGGCCAATCCAATCAAGACGGGCACCGGGATTTACTTCGCTCTGAGCAAGAGCAAAATCGTTGAAGAACTGCCGCTGCTCACTGACAAGCCGGACACCGCTTACCGACTACTGAAGGCCCTGCGTGATGCCGGTCTGATTGAGCTTTCCAGCACATCGAGCATCACGCTGATCCGCCTGACTGAAAAGGCGAAAGAGTGGAACCGCAAACTGGATGGGTCGGAAAAATATCCGACCTCTGATGCTATTGATGGTCGGAAAAAAATCCGATCTACCTCGGATAAATCTCCGAGCAAAGTCGGAAAAAAATCCGATGCAGGGTCGGAAAAATCTCCGACAAATCAGGGTACCAATAATCAGGTTACCAATCAGGTAACCAGTAATCAGGATTTGCAGGACGGCTCGGACAAGCCGAACCGGTCCGGCGGATTGGTCTTGGTCGTTGACCGCATCGAAGCACCGCGGGTTGAGATCCCCGCCGACATGCCAGGCCCCAAAGACCAGACCTGCAAGACCTTCAAAACCTGGGCGAACTACGCCATGTCCTACCGCAAGCGCTACAAGGCATGGCCAGTTTGGAATGCCAAGGTGGGAGGGCAGGTCGGTTTACTGATCGGCCGCCTCGGCATAGAGGTGGCTCACAGCGTCGCGGCGTACTACCTCGGCATCAACGACGCCCAGTTGATCCGCAAGTGCCACAGTTTCAACGAACTGCTGGCCAACGCTGAGAGCTACCACACCCAATGGGTCACCCAGACCCAAATCAACGGCCGCACCGCCCGCCAGCAAGAAGACACCCAGGCCAACATCAACGCCGCGCAGGAAGCTGCCCGGAACATCCGCGAAGGGGGTAAGCGAAATGCTTTCTTACGACCAACTCGCTGA
- a CDS encoding Rha family transcriptional regulator, which produces MSSREIANVTGKRHANVKRDIAAMLKELKLDVLSFEHIYLDGQNREQVQYLLDREHTDCLLTGYSAPMRMKVIRRWRELEQQQGAREQVMLNGTKVVGEIAIMECFTRLLKPAPSCQMAMLTKIAQNNGLDPKFLPGYAVDAAPDAADGSSMPTKSATALLKDNGIRVAPAAFNRALAAKGFLKQLQRKNSKQEMVDFWSVTEQGLRFGKNLTNPQSPRETQPHWYVDRFLELAKLVGKA; this is translated from the coding sequence ATGTCTTCCCGCGAGATCGCCAATGTCACCGGCAAGCGTCACGCCAACGTGAAGCGCGACATCGCAGCGATGCTGAAAGAGCTGAAATTAGATGTACTCAGTTTTGAGCACATCTATCTGGATGGTCAAAACCGCGAGCAGGTCCAGTATCTGCTCGACCGCGAGCACACCGACTGCCTGCTCACCGGCTACAGCGCCCCAATGCGCATGAAGGTGATTCGCCGCTGGCGAGAGCTGGAACAGCAGCAGGGCGCCCGCGAGCAGGTCATGCTCAATGGCACCAAGGTCGTCGGCGAGATCGCCATCATGGAGTGCTTCACGCGCCTGCTGAAGCCCGCCCCATCTTGCCAGATGGCCATGCTCACCAAGATCGCCCAGAACAACGGCCTGGACCCGAAGTTTCTCCCGGGCTACGCCGTAGACGCTGCACCGGATGCTGCTGACGGTTCCTCGATGCCCACCAAGTCAGCCACTGCCTTGTTGAAAGACAACGGCATCCGTGTGGCGCCGGCGGCATTCAACCGCGCCTTGGCCGCAAAGGGCTTCCTCAAGCAGCTACAACGCAAGAACTCCAAGCAGGAAATGGTCGATTTCTGGTCGGTGACTGAGCAGGGCCTTCGTTTCGGCAAGAATTTGACCAATCCTCAGTCACCCCGCGAGACGCAGCCTCACTGGTACGTCGATCGTTTCCTCGAACTGGCCAAACTGGTCGGGAAGGCCTGA